The following proteins are co-located in the Odocoileus virginianus isolate 20LAN1187 ecotype Illinois unplaced genomic scaffold, Ovbor_1.2 Unplaced_Scaffold_18, whole genome shotgun sequence genome:
- the LOC110132231 gene encoding extracellular matrix protein 2-like, giving the protein MTARRLHTGQTLPTINSFFKIASKHKSMLDRVVGKASSRLAPKSHVVRSGHFASPRLLPQLGLELRPSEAPVAMKRVLLPVLALWVGCCPGGALAKEVLGPRAQAQPTPTGLPTLQPPPPSASGPPDGQVRPMLRNGSPDRPDDGQLDRPWLRPASKEGAPRAPTRTTAPHWKVLARPGLTQRKSTQPAASEHKQGHNHGAGTVQVHPQATGTTRPGAARTPRAQEGAMATKKGQGREVRGREAKKKGPKPKRYPKGAPQHHRPADWHEKKDHSQGEGGSNTSGTTGRGRKRAGSRRGQKPGPIGPGTPEWVMPSLPASCLLAQAAIACSNVKMKRVPVLSDPGLTTLYLAENEIAKIPAHTFLGLPNLEWLDLSKNKLDALGLHPDAFKNLTRLKRLNLDGNLLSTVPTLPASLQELKLNDNLLQGLEHSSFRGLSQLLTLEVEGNRLHDGNISPVAFQPLRSLLYLRLDRNQLQTIPPGLPASLQELHLGTNVIEEVREGTLNHSRSLSVLVLSNNRLQEDRLAPRAWIDLPKLEALDLSYNQLVHVPSFLPRGLHHLMLHHNRIEHIPGYVFTHMKPGLETLHLAHNSLREDGIHGVSFLGLQASLAELLLDHNQLQAIPRGLLGLRALQVLRLSHNKIRHVPLNSICDTRVAQDSNLISTHLENNLIDRRRIPPTAFSCIRAYHSVVLEPQQREGESA; this is encoded by the exons ATGACGGCCAGACGCCTCCATActggacaga CCTTGCCCACaattaactcattttttaagATCGCTTCCAAACATAAGTCAATGCTGGACAGAGTTGTAGGAAAAGCTTCCTCAAGGCTGGCCCCGAAGAGCCATGTGGTGAGATCTGGCCACTTTGCCAGCCCCCGCCTGCTGCCACAGCTGGGCCTGGAGCTGAGGCCCTCTGAGG CCCCGGTGGCCATGAAGAGGGTGCTGCTCCCTGTCCTGGCTCTCTGGGTGGGGTGCTGCCCTGGAGGGGCCTTGGCCAAGGAAGTCCTGGGCCCAAGGGCCCAGGCCCAGCCAACCCCCACAGGGCTGCCCACTCTGCAGCCACCACCACCCAGCGCATCTGGGCCCCCGGACG GTCAAGTGCGACCCATGCTCAGGAATGGGAGCCCAGACAGGCCTGACGACGGGCAGCTGGACAGGCCATGGCTGCGGCCTGCCTCCAAGGAGGGGGCCCCCAGAGCCCCCACCCGGACCACAGCCCCTCACTGGAAGGTCCTCGCCAGACCCGGGCTGACCCAGAGGAAGTCGACACAGCCAGCAGCCTCAGAGCACAAACAGGGCCACAACCATGGGGCCGGCACTGTACAGGTCCATCCCCAGGCCACAGGTACAACAAGGCCTGGGGCAGCAAGGACCCCCCGAGCCCAAGAGGGTGCCATGGCTACCAAGAAGGGCCAGGGTAGGGAGGTCAGAGGCCGGGAAGCCAAGAAAAAGGGCCCAAAGCCCAAGAGGTACCCCAAAG GGGCCCCCCAGCACCACAGGCCAGCAGACTGGCATGAGAAGAAGGATCATAGCCAAGGCGAAGGGGGCAGCAACACCTCGGGGACCACAGGTCGTGGGCGGAAAAGAGCTGGAAGCAGGCGAGGGCAGAAGCCTGGGCCTATAGGCCCAGGCACTCCAGAGTGGGTCATGCCTTCCCTgccagcctcctgcctcctggcccAGGCAGCCATCGCCTGCAGCAACGTCAAGATGAAACGTGTCCCTGTCCTATCCGACCCCGGCCTGACCACACTTTACCTGGCAG AGAATGAAATTGCCAAGATCCCAGCCCACACGTTCCTGGGACTACCCAATCTGGAGTGGCTCGACTTGAGCAAGAATAAGCTGGATGCCCTTGGCCTGCACCCCGACGCCTTCAAG AATCTGACGCGGCTGAAGCGGCTGAACCTGGATGGGAACTTGCTGTCCACGGTGCCAACCTTGCCCGCCTCCTTGCAGGAGCTCAAACTCAATGACAACCTTCTTCAGGGTCTGGAGCACAGCAGCTTCCGGG GTCTCAGCCAGCTGCTGACGCTGGAGGTAGAAGGGAACCGGCTACATGACGGAAACATCTCCCCCGTGGCCTTCCAGCCCTTGCGCAGCCTGCTGTACCTGAGGCTGGACCGGAACCAGCTTCAAACCATCCCGCCGGGCCTGCCAGCCTCCCTGCAG GAGCTGCACTTGGGCACAAACGTCATCGAGGAGGTGAGAGAGGGCACACTGAACCACAGCCGCAGCCTCAGTGTGCTGGTTCTCAGCAACAACCGGCTCCAGGAGGACCGACTGGCACCCCGTGCTTGGATCGATCTTCC GAAGCTGGAGGCCCTCGACCTGTCCTACAACCAGCTGGTGCACGTGCCCTCTTTCCTGCCCCGGGGCCTCCACCACCTGATGCTGCACCACAACCGCATCGAGCACATCCCTGGCTACGTGTTCACACACATGAAGCCCGGCCTGGAGACCCTGCACCTGGCCCACAACAGCCTGCGCGAGGATGGCATCCACGGCGTGTCCTTCCTGGGCCTGCAGGCCTCCCTGGCCGAGCTGCTCCTGGACCACAACCAGCTGCAGGCCATCCCAAGGGGTCTCCTGGGCCTCCGGGCACTGCAGGTGCTACGTCTGAGCCACAACAAGATCAG ACACGTGCCCCTGAATTCCATCTGTGACACACGTGTGGCCCAGGACTCCAACCTCATCTCCACGCACCTGGAGAACAACCTTATTGACCGGCGCCGCATCCCACCCACTGCCTTCTCCTGCATCCGGGCCTACCATAGCGTGGTCCTCGAGCCCCAGCAAAGGGAGGGGGAGTCTGCCTAG